Below is a window of Halanaerobiaceae bacterium ANBcell28 DNA.
CTTCTTCCCTGAGAGATTCCCAGTGGATCTTCTCTGGCATAGGTACAAAGAAGGAGATCTGAAAATTCTACAATTGGTGATTTCACATGATCTGTTATACAGATGGTTCTGGCTCCAGATTCATGAGCTATCCTCAGGGCATCTACAGTATCAGTCGTAGAACCGGAATGGGAAATTCCAATTACAAGACTATTTGAATCTATTAAAGATGCATGCATTGCTTGCAGATGTGAGTCACTGATATATTTAGCTATAATACCTATTCTTAGTAGTTTATAAGAAAGAAGACGGGCATTAATACCAGAAGCACCAACCCCAACCAAAAAGATTTCCTTTGACTGCAGTATGAATTGTACTGCTTGCTCCAGGTTTTTATCTTCTAGAACTGAAGATGTATCTTGAATAGAAGAAAAAATATTATTTTTTATATTTTCTTTTGTTTTAGATAGAGAAGGAAATTCATCATTTTCAATACGGGATTTTTTCTTATCTTTATCAGATACACTGGCCAGGGCTAGTTTGAAGTATTGAAATCCCTTAAAACCAAGGCTTTTAACAAATCTCATTACAGATGCATCTGAAACATCAGAATTTGAAGCAAGTTCATTAACGGTTTGATACATTACATCTTTATAGTTTTTAAGTACGTATTTGGCTATTTTTTGTTCTGAGGGCCTGAGATTT
It encodes the following:
- a CDS encoding MurR/RpiR family transcriptional regulator encodes the protein MHNNGENILLKIEATLENLRPSEQKIAKYVLKNYKDVMYQTVNELASNSDVSDASVMRFVKSLGFKGFQYFKLALASVSDKDKKKSRIENDEFPSLSKTKENIKNNIFSSIQDTSSVLEDKNLEQAVQFILQSKEIFLVGVGASGINARLLSYKLLRIGIIAKYISDSHLQAMHASLIDSNSLVIGISHSGSTTDTVDALRIAHESGARTICITDHVKSPIVEFSDLLLCTYAREDPLGISQGRSSASQIYVIETLIAALYPQLKDKADKSRKKTAESVLNRLY